The Epinephelus lanceolatus isolate andai-2023 chromosome 14, ASM4190304v1, whole genome shotgun sequence genome has a window encoding:
- the tbr1b gene encoding T-box brain protein 1b, with amino-acid sequence MQVENCISPASDLSKKFMNVGSGFSSSDGSELSLQDHPIISASDNLERSSPLKKNSREMTNQSEADNFPDSKDASGDVQRGKLSPGLHGVSDIRHNFDGSAGERCIFSPSTQPQSVSAAPSAMFPYPSQHGPAHPAFSIGSPSRYMAHHPVITNGAYNSLLTNTSPQGYPAAGYPYAQQYGHTYQGGAFYQFSTAQAGLVPGKAQVYLCNRALWLKFHRHQTEMIITKQGRRMFPFLSFNISGLDPTAHYNIFVDVILADPNHWRFQGGKWVPCGKADTNVIGNRVYMHPDSPNTGAHWMRQEISFGKLKLTNNKGASNNTGQMVVLQSLHKYQPRLHVVEVNEDGTEDTSQPGRVQTFTFTETQFIAVTAYQNTDITQLKIDHNPFAKGFRDNYDTVYTGCDIDRLTPSPGDSPRSQIVPGARYAMPSSFLQDQFVSTYAKSRFHPGVGTGPGTERSVPLGNSLLSPQQTDEPTVATPPQRWFVTPANNRLDFAASAYDAADFAGNAATLLSYAAAGVKALPLPTAGCSNRPLGYYADPSGWGGRTPPQYCGVNSKSSSVFSCWPANSIGGRAGTNYLAEEGDSIPTERSPIGGSEEAKPKDMTSESSWIETPSSIKSIDSSDSGIFEQAKRRRISPSATPVSETVSPLKSELLAPRECEKNCTKDIGYYSFYPHS; translated from the exons ATGCAGGTTGAGAATTGCATCTCGCCAGCGAGTGATCTCTCCAAGAAATTTATGAATGTGGGCAGTGGCTTTTCGAGCTCCGATGGATCAGAGCTTTCGTTGCAGGACCATCCTATTATATCTGCAAGTGACAACCTGGAGAGAAGTTCACCTCTGAAAAAAAACTCTAGGGAGATGACGAATCAGTCAGAGGCAGACAATTTTCCCGACTCCAAGGACGCATCAGGGGACGTCCAGAGGGGCAAACTCTCTCCTGGTCTTCACGGAGTCTCTGACATCCGTCATAATTTCGATGGATCTGCAGGAGAAAGGTGCATCTTTTCTCCATCCACCCAGCCACAGTCAGTCTCTGCAGCTCCCAGTGCCATGTTCCCTTACCCGAGCCAGCATGGACCAGCGCACCCGGCTTTTTCTATTGGAAGTCCCAGCCGTTATATGGCCCATCACCCGGTCATAACTAATGGAGCTTACAACAGCCTTCTGACCAACACTTCTCCTCAAGGCTACCCGGCAGCGGGCTACCCTTACGCGCAACAGTATGGACACACTTACCAAGGAGGGGCTTTTTACCAGTTCTCCACGGCGCAAGCAGGACTGGTTCCggggaaagcacaggtgtatcTGTGCAACAGGGCCCTGTGGCTGAAGTTTCACAGACACCAAACAGAGATGATCATCACAAAGCAAGGACG ACGAATGTTCCCATTTTTAAGCTTCAACATTTCTGGCCTTGACCCAACTGCTCACTACAATATATTTGTGGATGTAATACTTGCTGATCCGAATCACTGGCGATTTCAAGGAGGCAAGTGGGTGCCATGTGGGAAAGCAGACACAAATGTAATAG GAAATAGGGTTTATATGCACCCGGACTCACCAAATACCGGAGCGCACTGGATGCGTCAAGAAATATCATTTGGAAAGCTAAAGCTTACAAACAACAAAGGTGCCTCCAACAACACGGGGCAG ATGGTGGTTCTCCAGTCTCTCCACAAGTACCAGCCCAGGCTCCATGTGGTGGAAGTAAACGAGGATGGGACAGAGGACACCAGCCAACCAGGAAGAGTCCAGACTTTCACCTTCACAGAAACGCAATTCATCGCCGTCACAGCTTACCAGAATACCGAT ATTACGCAACTGAAAATCGACCACAATCCGTTTGCAAAAGGATTTCGGGACAACTATGACAC TGTCTACACAGGCTGCGACATCGACCGCCTAACTCCATCACCGGGTGACTCTCCGCGTTCACAGATCGTGCCGGGTGCGAGATATGCCATGCCTAGCTCTTTCCTGCAGGACCAATTTGTCAGCACTTATGCCAAATCTCGCTTTCACCCTGGCGTGGGGACTGGTCCTGGCACGGAGCGCAGCGTCCCACTCGGCAACAGCTTGCTGTCCCCGCAGCAAACCGACGAGCCCACTGTTGCCACCCCCCCGCAGCGATGGTTTGTCACCCCTGCCAACAACCGACTGGACTTTGCTGCCTCGGCATACGACGCCGCTGATTTCGCCGGTAACGCGGCCACCTTGCTGTCCTACGCAGCGGCCGGAGTGAAGGCTCTTCCCCTGCCGACTGCAGGCTGCTCCAACCGGCCTCTTGGCTATTACGCAGACCCGTCAGGCTGGGGAGGACGCACGCCGCCGCAGTACTGTGGCGTAAACAGCAAATCCAGCTCGGTCTTTTCCTGCTGGCCCGCTAACTCTATCGGTGGCAGGGCCGGCACCAACTACCTGGCCGAGGAGGGGGACTCCATCCCGACCGAGAGGTCACCCATCGGCGGGTCGGAGGAGGCCAAACCCAAAGACATGACATCAGAGTCGAGCTGGATAGAGACCCCGTCCTCCATTAAGTCCATTGATTCGAGTGATTCTGGTATCTTTGAACAGGCCAAGAGGAGGAGAATCTCACCTTCTGCCACGCCGGTTTCAGAGACAGTGTCCCCGTTAAAATCTGAGCTGCTGGCACCGAGAGAGTGTGAGAAGAACTGCACAAAGGACATTGGTTATTACAGTTTCTATCCTCACAGTTAA